From the genome of Acetomicrobium thermoterrenum DSM 13490, one region includes:
- a CDS encoding TIGR00282 family metallophosphoesterase — MRVLFVGDIVGRPGRKALQKFLPKVRKEYGPFDFVIANVENAAGGFGITQKILDELLAVGIDCMTSGNHIWDKKEGVSLLDMEPRLLRPANYPPGCPGRWCMTLDGEAGRLVVLNLIGRTFMFDVDCPFRRADEILQDVAAPVLVDFHAEATSEKRALALYLDGRISALLGTHTHVATADEEILDGGTAFITDVGMTGGHAGVIGMQKDSVISRFLTAMPARFEACNEDLRLNGACVDIDASSGKALSIRRISVREGCETPNE; from the coding sequence ATGAGAGTCTTGTTTGTGGGAGATATCGTGGGCAGGCCCGGGCGTAAGGCCCTTCAGAAGTTTTTGCCGAAGGTCCGAAAAGAGTATGGCCCTTTTGATTTTGTGATCGCTAACGTTGAAAATGCTGCCGGCGGTTTCGGCATCACTCAAAAGATCTTGGACGAGTTGTTGGCAGTGGGGATCGATTGCATGACCTCGGGCAATCATATATGGGATAAGAAAGAAGGCGTCTCCCTTTTGGACATGGAGCCCAGGTTGTTGCGTCCTGCCAATTATCCCCCCGGTTGCCCAGGACGCTGGTGTATGACTTTGGATGGTGAGGCGGGCAGGTTGGTTGTGCTTAATCTCATAGGTCGCACCTTTATGTTCGACGTGGATTGTCCCTTTAGGAGGGCCGACGAAATTCTACAAGACGTCGCAGCTCCTGTGTTGGTAGACTTTCACGCTGAGGCGACCTCAGAAAAGAGGGCGCTTGCACTTTACCTCGACGGGCGGATATCTGCATTGTTGGGTACCCATACGCACGTTGCCACGGCTGACGAAGAGATACTCGATGGCGGGACTGCCTTTATAACCGACGTGGGAATGACGGGAGGGCACGCCGGAGTCATTGGGATGCAGAAAGATTCGGTAATAAGTCGGTTTTTGACGGCGATGCCGGCGCGATTTGAGGCATGCAACGAAGATTTGCGGCTGAACGGTGCTTGTGTAGATATAGACGCGTCGAGTGGGAAAGCCTTGAGCATTCGAAGGATAAGCGTGAGAGAAGGCTGTGAAACCCCGAATGAATAG
- a CDS encoding HypC/HybG/HupF family hydrogenase formation chaperone — MRKMCLAIPHRIEEVLDSSRAVARTGSLRVEVRTDLVDEINVGDVVLVHAGFVIEKCEERDGRELEELWKEVLKVASQGRGER, encoded by the coding sequence ATGAGGAAAATGTGTCTTGCAATTCCTCACAGGATAGAGGAGGTTTTGGATTCAAGCAGGGCTGTCGCCCGCACTGGGTCGTTGCGAGTGGAAGTGAGGACGGACCTGGTGGATGAGATCAACGTAGGGGACGTTGTGTTAGTGCACGCTGGTTTTGTCATTGAAAAGTGCGAAGAAAGGGATGGTCGGGAATTAGAAGAATTATGGAAAGAAGTGTTGAAAGTTGCTAGTCAAGGGCGCGGTGAAAGATAA
- a CDS encoding sodium-dependent transporter yields the protein MAEAGREKFLKRRHMIFAAIGSAVGLGNVWRFPYMCYEYGGAAFLVAYIIGLFAIGIPWLLTEFGMGHYFQKGAPGVFRSIGKKWEWVGWFPSISAFLIDTYYCVIMAWTIIYMFSSMTLAWGAGEAGAHQAGDYFFKTVLNLSESPGELGGLQWPIVGALAFTWIIIYFVIYRGAEIVGKVSEVVMVLAWVLIIAILIRSLTLPGAVDGLNYYLDIDWSVLKGADVWFAAFSQIAFSLSVGMAGMYAYGRFIARKGDITNNTMITAFCDSGFAFLTGFAVFSTVGYIMQALGVSLQDVTIAGIGLAFVTYPVGISLMPALNRLTGVLFFIMFWIIGLSSAYYLAYAGYIVPMIDKFGWQRKKVAFWGCLVGFLVGLIYCTQGGLYWLDIVDRTVAFYTLLIGGAIASLVVGWVFGADKLREHVNATSDIKVGPWLDFLIKVVVPAGLLFVVVYGGFMQDLKEPYGGYGSWSNFIWILMVIVLVASFVLQSMKSKTE from the coding sequence ATGGCTGAAGCCGGCAGAGAAAAGTTTTTAAAGCGGCGTCATATGATTTTTGCTGCGATAGGATCTGCGGTTGGTTTGGGTAACGTCTGGCGTTTCCCCTATATGTGTTACGAATACGGAGGAGCTGCCTTTCTGGTAGCTTACATAATCGGTCTTTTTGCCATCGGGATTCCCTGGCTTCTTACCGAGTTTGGGATGGGGCATTACTTCCAAAAGGGAGCTCCAGGGGTGTTTCGCAGCATCGGTAAAAAATGGGAATGGGTGGGTTGGTTTCCAAGCATATCGGCCTTTTTGATCGATACTTATTATTGTGTTATCATGGCTTGGACCATAATTTACATGTTTAGTTCAATGACATTGGCTTGGGGTGCCGGAGAGGCCGGCGCTCATCAAGCTGGGGATTATTTCTTCAAAACAGTGCTCAACCTTTCCGAGAGCCCGGGAGAGCTGGGCGGCTTGCAGTGGCCAATCGTCGGAGCTTTGGCCTTCACCTGGATCATAATTTATTTCGTAATATACCGTGGGGCCGAGATCGTTGGAAAGGTATCGGAAGTTGTCATGGTTCTGGCCTGGGTTTTGATCATAGCTATATTGATCAGAAGCTTGACCCTACCCGGTGCGGTTGATGGACTAAATTACTACCTTGACATCGATTGGTCTGTATTGAAAGGTGCTGATGTGTGGTTTGCTGCTTTTAGCCAAATAGCCTTCTCGCTTTCTGTTGGTATGGCGGGAATGTACGCCTATGGACGTTTCATCGCAAGGAAGGGAGATATTACGAACAATACAATGATCACCGCATTTTGCGACAGCGGCTTTGCCTTTCTGACAGGTTTTGCCGTCTTTAGCACCGTTGGCTATATCATGCAAGCGCTTGGCGTATCCCTCCAGGATGTTACTATTGCTGGAATAGGGCTTGCCTTTGTGACCTATCCGGTAGGCATATCCCTGATGCCTGCTTTGAATCGCCTCACTGGAGTTCTGTTCTTTATCATGTTCTGGATCATCGGACTAAGTTCGGCCTACTATCTTGCCTACGCTGGATATATAGTACCCATGATCGACAAGTTTGGCTGGCAGAGAAAAAAGGTAGCCTTTTGGGGTTGTCTCGTTGGATTTTTGGTGGGGCTCATTTATTGTACCCAGGGCGGCCTTTATTGGCTTGACATCGTCGACAGGACCGTGGCTTTCTACACGCTGTTGATAGGTGGTGCCATAGCTTCCCTGGTCGTCGGATGGGTATTCGGAGCCGATAAGCTCCGCGAACACGTAAACGCTACCTCTGATATCAAGGTTGGTCCCTGGCTGGACTTTCTTATTAAGGTAGTAGTCCCGGCAGGCCTCCTTTTTGTGGTCGTTTACGGGGGCTTTATGCAGGACCTCAAGGAACCTTACGGCGGATACGGCAGTTGGTCTAACTTCATATGGATCCTCATGGTGATAGTGCTCGTGGCTAGCTTCGTATTACAGAGTATGAAATCCAAGACGGAATGA
- the rny gene encoding ribonuclease Y — protein MGFVVIASIVLVGAAGVAVGYYVRKFHDEKKVLSTKKIVDQILDEAKREADTKKREILAEAREEALKIRHEVEREIRERRSELQRAERRIEQREETLDRKLEALTRKEEELKAKLAEAERAKAEAEMLLHEQVHKLEEIAGLSREEAKELLLKEVEEEASCSIGLKLKELEETFKREADRKAREIITTAIQRCSVDHTSEVTVSVVNLPSDDMKGRIIGREGRNIRAFESLTGVDLIVDDTPEAVTLSCFDPVRREIARISLERLILDGRIHPARIEEIVEKVGKEVEEHMLEVAENALLEVNVEGVHPEIVKTLGRLAYRSSYGQNALAHSLEVAHLAGVMASELGLDERLAKRAGLLHDLGKAIDCQVEGSHALIGADLAKRYGESHVVVNAIAAHHEDEEPKSVYAVLVWAADAISASRPGARRESIEAYIRRLEKLEELASSFDGVEKAYAIQAGREVRVMVSPEAGDNGAIYKIAYDIARRIEEELKYPGQIKVTVIKELRAIELAK, from the coding sequence ATGGGATTTGTTGTGATCGCATCGATCGTATTAGTCGGCGCGGCGGGAGTTGCCGTCGGCTATTACGTTCGAAAATTTCATGATGAGAAAAAGGTTTTAAGCACAAAGAAAATTGTTGACCAAATTTTGGATGAAGCAAAAAGAGAGGCCGATACGAAGAAGAGAGAGATCCTTGCCGAGGCCAGAGAAGAAGCGCTCAAGATTCGGCATGAGGTGGAAAGAGAGATCAGAGAGCGGCGAAGCGAACTTCAAAGAGCCGAAAGAAGGATCGAGCAAAGAGAGGAAACTCTCGACAGAAAGCTCGAGGCTTTGACCAGGAAGGAAGAGGAATTAAAGGCAAAACTGGCAGAAGCCGAAAGGGCAAAGGCAGAAGCCGAAATGCTTTTACATGAACAGGTGCATAAACTGGAAGAAATAGCGGGACTTTCCAGAGAAGAGGCCAAAGAGCTTCTCCTCAAAGAGGTGGAAGAGGAAGCATCCTGTTCTATCGGTTTGAAATTAAAAGAACTGGAAGAGACATTTAAGCGCGAGGCCGACAGGAAGGCCCGAGAGATTATAACTACGGCGATTCAGCGTTGTTCCGTTGATCATACATCGGAAGTCACGGTAAGCGTCGTTAATTTGCCCTCCGATGATATGAAGGGTAGGATAATAGGTAGGGAAGGAAGGAATATTAGAGCCTTCGAGAGCTTGACGGGCGTTGACCTGATCGTGGACGACACGCCGGAGGCGGTGACGCTAAGCTGTTTTGATCCGGTAAGGCGCGAGATTGCCCGAATTTCTCTGGAGAGGTTGATACTGGACGGTAGGATTCATCCTGCCAGGATAGAGGAAATCGTCGAAAAGGTGGGCAAGGAAGTGGAAGAGCACATGCTCGAGGTAGCCGAAAACGCGTTGCTCGAGGTCAACGTAGAGGGGGTACATCCCGAGATAGTGAAGACCTTGGGCAGGCTTGCATATAGATCAAGCTACGGCCAAAATGCCCTGGCACACAGCTTGGAAGTGGCACATTTGGCAGGGGTCATGGCATCTGAACTCGGATTGGATGAGAGGCTTGCGAAAAGGGCCGGATTGTTGCATGATCTGGGCAAGGCCATAGATTGCCAGGTTGAGGGCTCCCATGCCTTGATAGGAGCTGATCTTGCTAAACGTTACGGCGAGTCGCATGTCGTAGTGAACGCGATTGCCGCACATCACGAAGATGAAGAGCCAAAAAGCGTATATGCCGTTTTGGTGTGGGCTGCCGATGCCATAAGCGCCTCAAGGCCGGGAGCAAGGCGGGAGAGCATAGAGGCCTATATAAGGAGGCTGGAGAAGCTGGAAGAGTTGGCTTCTTCCTTCGATGGAGTTGAAAAAGCTTATGCTATTCAAGCGGGAAGGGAAGTACGCGTAATGGTCTCGCCCGAAGCCGGCGATAACGGTGCGATATACAAAATTGCATACGATATTGCCCGAAGGATAGAGGAAGAGTTGAAGTACCCTGGCCAGATCAAGGTAACGGTAATTAAGGAATTACGAGCAATCGAGCTCGCAAAGTAG
- the hypD gene encoding hydrogenase formation protein HypD, with translation MKDKIELLRRALTFFAERPMTFMEVCGTHTVAIYRSGIRSLLPPDISLVSGPGCPVCVTDQGEIDAAIKLAGKGDLIFATYGDMLRVPGTKGSLQSLRAHGADVRVVRSADEALSLALKNPVKEVVFLGVGFETTAPSTAAVVVEAMDRGVQNFSVLSFHKLVPPALRLLAESEELQVDGFLLPGHVSVVLGAEPYQFLSRDFNIACAIVGFEPLDIMEGLVELARQVSESDFKVSLLYARAVRPQGNAKAQELIEEVFDKCDSKWRGLGAIERSGLKLKSDFARLDALLKFDLKIEDVPLPQGCKCGEVLMGKITPKECPLFSKLCRPDTPVGPCMVSSEGSCAACYKYDYRVM, from the coding sequence GTGAAAGATAAAATTGAATTACTTCGGCGTGCGCTAACTTTCTTTGCTGAACGTCCAATGACCTTTATGGAAGTTTGCGGTACTCACACGGTCGCTATTTATAGGAGCGGCATAAGGTCTTTATTGCCGCCCGACATTTCGCTGGTCTCCGGTCCGGGTTGTCCCGTTTGCGTGACGGATCAGGGAGAGATAGATGCCGCAATAAAACTTGCCGGCAAAGGGGATTTGATCTTCGCTACCTACGGCGATATGCTGCGCGTTCCTGGCACGAAGGGTTCGCTGCAGAGCCTGAGGGCACATGGCGCCGATGTTCGTGTCGTGAGGTCGGCAGACGAAGCCTTGTCGTTAGCCCTTAAAAACCCCGTTAAGGAGGTGGTTTTTTTGGGAGTTGGCTTTGAAACCACCGCTCCTTCCACTGCAGCCGTGGTCGTTGAAGCGATGGATAGGGGTGTGCAAAATTTTTCCGTCCTTTCGTTTCATAAACTGGTTCCTCCAGCTTTGCGACTACTTGCCGAGTCAGAGGAATTGCAAGTTGACGGCTTTTTGCTTCCGGGACACGTGAGCGTTGTGCTGGGAGCAGAACCTTATCAATTTTTATCCAGGGATTTCAATATCGCCTGTGCAATAGTTGGCTTTGAGCCTTTGGATATAATGGAGGGGTTGGTTGAGCTGGCCCGTCAGGTAAGCGAAAGTGACTTCAAGGTCAGCCTCTTGTACGCGAGAGCCGTTAGGCCCCAAGGGAACGCAAAAGCTCAAGAGTTGATAGAAGAAGTATTCGATAAATGCGATTCAAAGTGGCGTGGTTTGGGGGCTATCGAAAGGTCGGGATTGAAGTTGAAGAGCGATTTTGCCCGGCTTGATGCTCTTTTGAAGTTCGACTTGAAGATCGAGGATGTCCCTCTCCCCCAAGGTTGCAAGTGTGGCGAAGTATTGATGGGCAAGATAACTCCAAAAGAATGCCCTCTTTTTTCTAAGCTATGCAGGCCCGATACCCCTGTTGGTCCCTGTATGGTATCGAGCGAGGGAAGCTGCGCAGCATGTTATAAGTACGATTATAGGGTGATGTAG